In the Arachis hypogaea cultivar Tifrunner chromosome 20, arahy.Tifrunner.gnm2.J5K5, whole genome shotgun sequence genome, TTCCTACCTTCCAAACATCACAAACATAGCTCCTATTCAAGAACTGATCAGCAAAGTGAGGCCAACATAAGATTGGGACTCCATTGCTTACACTTTCCATTGTAGAGTTCCAACCACAGTGACTTATGAAGCAAGCAACCGAAGAATGACTTAGAATTTTCTGCTGTGGCGCCCAACCCACCATCCTAGCACGGTTACTTACCCTTTCTTCAAACCCTTCTGGATACAGATTTTGCATCCCTCCTTTGATATCCGGATGCAGAACCCACAGGAAAGGCCTATTTGACGTTTCGAGTCCCAAACAGAGATCTTGGAATTGTAGTGAACTAAAAGTTGTGATGCTTCCGAATGCGACATATATAACTGAACAGGGTGATTGTTGATCCAACCATTTCAAACAATTCTGGTCTTGTGGCCAGAAATGACCTGCAGAGTGGTCAAGTTCGTTATGGCTTGATGACAGAATTGGCCCTATTGGTGTGATTTTTGGAGCCAGAGAAAATGCTGCAGACTCAAGATCATAAGTTGAATTGCAAAGAATCCATTCAGTTTTCTCCATAAACTCAATGTTTTTCAACATGAGCTGGAAAATATGCTTCTGAGCAGCTGTGCTCCCTGCGCGAACCCAGACAAGGTTTTCTGTGCTTACAACTGGCATTGTTGGTGATAGCTGAATGATTTGATTTTCCAGTGGAGTTCCTGGATGATGGATTGTTATAATGGAGAGAAAGACAAAGAGTCACTCACACTTTAGATTCATTTCATTTCAGAAGTTATGAGAACAAATTTTTATGGTTACTAGTTACTCTGGaagtttattataaattaatttgcgTATTTCTGTTGATTGATAGTTAAACAGTATTAAGTACTTTTGAAGCTTTCAAGTAAGAATTATGTTTTTTCTTCTAACTAGTAACCTAAGATTGGAACACGAAGCTAACATTGGAtatgctttcttccaattccataTATAATGATGTTTTTTGAATATGAAATGGAATGTTACACAAACAAGACTTCTTAAGCTATCACTTTAGTAATTAAGAAAAGCTGAGAGAGTTTGACTATATTGGATTGCCCTTATCATTGTGTAAAAATCTATAACTTTTAATTAGGGTGCAACAATTTAACAAAATTTGGTTGGATTTTACTTTTACTCAATTTTGATTTTGCCAAGATAAGGTGCTAAGCCAAGGCTAACAAGCTAAAATTCAAGTTTGATTTTCaacaaaagtaaataaataaacaagaataTTTATCGTGAAGAGAAaataatgtattttttaaaaacttttataatcactttatttttcgtttttggaCATAATTTTTAAGGTGAAAACTTACATGCAGAAGTCTTCATGcgaaattaatgataaaaaatagcGTATAATAATTTAACAGATTTGATTCAATTGTCATCtaacaatttttaactaaaaatttcaCGTGAAAATAATTGTAGATGAGTTTCTACcgatttttaacataaaattgttgcttattttaattatatggtGAATATCCATTGTAATTATGTTATAGGTCTTGAACAATAAAATGTGAACTCACCATCTTGGTCGATGAAGCCACTCTCAATCAACTTTGGGATGCTCAATCCCAACACCAACTGCGCGGCGGCGGCAGGACAGAACGCCACCGGTCGAATCCCCTTCTTTACGGCAATGCCAATAGCCCAGCCAATGCTCTGATCAGCAAGCACACAACTAATCTTTTCTTCACAAAGTGATCCATCATTGATGTCTTCAATGATCTGCTCAACTTTCTCCGGCATAACCTTCAGCACCGCTTCGGACGACTTCCCCGGCATCTTCCTCTCTTCTGAGGATCCTAATCCATCAGGTATCCACACAAGATTCATTTGAGATAGCAAAGCATTATTATTCCCTTTTGGGAATGCATTCATGATCCTCTCATGGTTATGTTTAGTGTTAACAAATGTTACCTTGATGCCTTGTTTTACTAAGCACAAGGAAAGTTCCATTAGTGGAATCACATGCCCTTGTTCAGGGTAAGGTACAACAAGAACATGAGGCCTTGCCATCTTATTATTTTTTCCCTATTTGAACTTAATTTCAAGTTCTTGAAAATCTTTGGTGGAATGAGCATTTAAACTACCTTATTCTTGTGACATATACACTACAAGATAGATAGAAAATGTCATTTGCATGAAGATATAGTACATAATACATAAAATATGTGACCTATGCAcgtaagttaaaaaaaaaaaatcaattttattcgaAGTTGATTAATTATTCGGATGAATGTGGGCACATCTCTCCTTTGGTCCCT is a window encoding:
- the LOC112783738 gene encoding UDP-glycosyltransferase 83A1-like, which encodes MARPHVLVVPYPEQGHVIPLMELSLCLVKQGIKVTFVNTKHNHERIMNAFPKGNNNALLSQMNLVWIPDGLGSSEERKMPGKSSEAVLKVMPEKVEQIIEDINDGSLCEEKISCVLADQSIGWAIGIAVKKGIRPVAFCPAAAAQLVLGLSIPKLIESGFIDQDGTPLENQIIQLSPTMPVVSTENLVWVRAGSTAAQKHIFQLMLKNIEFMEKTEWILCNSTYDLESAAFSLAPKITPIGPILSSSHNELDHSAGHFWPQDQNCLKWLDQQSPCSVIYVAFGSITTFSSLQFQDLCLGLETSNRPFLWVLHPDIKGGMQNLYPEGFEERVSNRARMVGWAPQQKILSHSSVACFISHCGWNSTMESVSNGVPILCWPHFADQFLNRSYVCDVWKVGIALERDESDIVTKGEIRDKIEQLLSDEHLKARAASIKDKVQLATEQGGLSNSNLNRFIKWIKT